One genomic segment of Synechocystis sp. LKSZ1 includes these proteins:
- the pstC gene encoding phosphate ABC transporter permease subunit PstC, which produces MVAPSYSRPTALQSRSVLEKNLETGFRGLTFIFALSIGLILLLIALVVTIRAWPAIVEYNVGFLFNNLWDPVKNNYGALAVIVGTLVSSVLALLIAVPLGLGTAIFLSEDFIPLNIRIILVFLVELLAAIPSVVYGLWGIFVLIPLIRPLGFWLNSTLGWIPLFSSKPAGPGMLPAGVVLAIMILPIITAIARDSLAALPPELRQASLGLGATRWETIFRVLVPAAFSGIVGGIMLALGRAMGETMAVTMLIGNSNKLSASLLDPANTISSLLANQFAEASGMQVAALMYAGLVLMLLTLVVNILAEFIVNKVKAKYS; this is translated from the coding sequence ATGGTTGCGCCTTCCTATTCCCGCCCTACGGCCCTCCAATCCCGCTCTGTCCTCGAAAAAAATCTGGAAACGGGCTTCCGGGGCCTGACCTTTATCTTTGCCCTTAGTATTGGCTTAATTTTATTGCTCATTGCCCTGGTGGTGACCATCCGGGCCTGGCCGGCCATTGTCGAATACAATGTCGGTTTTTTATTTAATAACCTCTGGGATCCCGTTAAAAACAATTACGGGGCCTTAGCAGTAATTGTGGGAACGTTGGTGAGTTCTGTACTCGCCCTTTTGATTGCAGTTCCCCTCGGATTGGGTACGGCCATCTTTCTGAGCGAAGACTTTATTCCGCTTAATATTCGGATTATTCTCGTTTTTCTGGTGGAACTCCTGGCGGCCATTCCCAGTGTGGTTTACGGCCTATGGGGCATTTTTGTGTTGATTCCCCTGATCCGGCCCCTGGGCTTTTGGCTGAATAGCACCCTGGGCTGGATTCCCCTCTTTAGTTCCAAGCCAGCCGGGCCAGGGATGCTACCGGCCGGGGTCGTTTTGGCTATTATGATTTTGCCGATTATCACCGCCATTGCTCGGGACTCCCTAGCGGCCCTTCCGCCAGAATTGCGCCAGGCCTCCCTCGGTCTGGGAGCCACCCGTTGGGAAACCATTTTTCGGGTGTTGGTGCCGGCGGCCTTCTCTGGGATTGTCGGCGGTATTATGCTGGCCCTGGGGCGAGCCATGGGGGAAACCATGGCCGTTACTATGTTGATCGGCAACTCCAACAAACTGAGTGCTTCCCTGCTCGACCCCGCTAATACCATTTCCTCGTTGCTCGCCAACCAATTTGCTGAAGCCTCGGGGATGCAGGTGGCGGCTCTAATGTACGCCGGTCTAGTGCTCATGCTCCTGACCCTGGTGGTTAATATCCTGGCCGAATTCATTGTTAATAAAGTTAAAGCCAAATACTCCTAA
- the pstS gene encoding phosphate ABC transporter substrate-binding protein PstS, whose product MPILSVTAITFGLAACGGGGQTDTNGTTPGGTEGATSPNANLKEAISSAVSLTGAGATFPAPLYQNWFVGLNQEVPNLQVNYQSVGSGAGVEQFTAGTVDFGASDTAMKDEEIAKVSKGVLMLPMTAGSIVFAYNLPGVEGLKLSQENQVAIFMGEITKWNDPKLVADNPDLKLPDEPITVVHRSDGSGTTGVFTKYLSAVSPKWKESIGDGKSIQWPTAKGKFIGGKGNEGVTANIQQNQGSIGYVEYGYAKNNNLAMATVQNKAGKFVTPDDTSAAATLATAELPENLRAFIINPDGEQSYPIVTYTWMLMYKKYDDPMKAKGIEAMVQYGLTTGQQQSAALGYIPLPPNVVEKVAAAADQISPDFQIKVK is encoded by the coding sequence ATGCCTATCCTATCCGTTACGGCTATCACCTTTGGTCTTGCCGCCTGCGGTGGGGGAGGACAGACGGACACCAATGGTACGACACCTGGGGGGACAGAGGGCGCTACTTCTCCTAACGCCAACCTCAAGGAAGCCATTAGCTCCGCCGTCTCCTTAACAGGGGCTGGGGCAACTTTCCCCGCACCATTATACCAAAATTGGTTTGTCGGTCTCAACCAAGAAGTCCCCAATTTACAAGTGAACTACCAATCGGTGGGGAGTGGTGCCGGGGTTGAGCAATTCACCGCCGGAACAGTGGATTTTGGGGCCAGTGATACGGCCATGAAGGATGAAGAAATTGCCAAGGTTAGCAAGGGTGTGCTCATGCTGCCTATGACCGCAGGAAGTATTGTGTTTGCCTATAATCTTCCTGGCGTGGAGGGACTAAAACTCTCCCAGGAAAATCAAGTAGCCATTTTTATGGGAGAAATCACCAAATGGAACGATCCCAAATTAGTGGCGGATAACCCCGATCTCAAACTACCAGATGAGCCGATCACCGTGGTTCACCGCTCCGATGGCAGTGGCACCACCGGCGTCTTTACTAAATATCTCAGCGCTGTCAGCCCGAAATGGAAAGAAAGCATCGGTGATGGCAAGAGTATCCAGTGGCCCACTGCTAAAGGAAAATTTATTGGTGGCAAGGGTAATGAAGGGGTCACAGCCAATATCCAACAGAACCAAGGTTCTATCGGTTACGTTGAGTACGGTTACGCCAAGAACAACAATCTAGCCATGGCGACGGTGCAAAACAAAGCCGGTAAATTCGTGACGCCGGATGATACTTCGGCAGCCGCAACCCTGGCGACAGCGGAACTTCCCGAAAACCTGCGGGCCTTCATCATCAATCCCGACGGTGAGCAATCCTACCCCATCGTCACCTACACCTGGATGTTGATGTATAAGAAGTACGACGATCCCATGAAAGCAAAGGGGATTGAAGCCATGGTTCAGTATGGCCTGACCACGGGACAACAGCAGAGTGCCGCCTTGGGTTATATTCCTCTGCCCCCCAATGTGGTAGAAAAAGTGGCCGCGGCTGCTGATCAGATCAGTCCTGATTTCCAAATCAAAGTCAAATAG
- a CDS encoding NAD(P)H-quinone oxidoreductase subunit F, which translates to MADFLLQNSWFIPFYSLIGAFLTLPWSFRLIKRTGPRPAAYFNILMTFLSVLHGAVAFWRVWQRPTQQIVFDWLQVADLNLDLTIQISPVSIGALELVTGISFLVQLFALGYMEKDWSLARFYGLLGFFEAALGGIALSDSLFLSYALLEMLTLSTYLLVGFWYAQPLVVTAARDAFLTKRVGDIILLMGLVALSCYGEGLTFSQLESWANTSPILPLTATLLGLSLIAGPTGKCAQFPLNLWLDEAMEGPNPAGIMRNSVVVSAGAYVLIKLQPVFTLSPIASNTLIVLGTTTAILTSLISLAQIDIKRTLSHSTSAYLGLVFIAVGLGHVDIAFLILFSHAIAKALLFMSAGAIILTTSNQNITEMGGLWSRMPATTLSFILGSLGMVAVFPLGMFWTWQRWFNGTLQVDWPLVILLAFVNFLACLNFMRVFRLIFLGQPQSKTRRTPEVPWSMAVPMVSLMVVTLLAPLAALRWPFWLSPNRPLEVAPTGLLSWTMALLVLSGILGLVLGYSVPLRRAWARSTQLPLRFCQDLLAYDFYLDKIYAATVVAAVAMIARWSNWFDRYVIDGAVNLVSLVTIFSGNALKYNVSGQSQFYLLTILIGVSLLLWFSFSGQWAMISEFWSAWLQSLALG; encoded by the coding sequence ATGGCAGATTTTTTACTTCAAAATAGTTGGTTTATTCCTTTTTATAGCTTAATTGGGGCTTTTTTAACCCTTCCCTGGTCTTTTCGCCTGATTAAACGCACGGGCCCCCGACCAGCGGCCTATTTCAATATCTTGATGACGTTCCTATCGGTACTCCATGGGGCCGTTGCCTTCTGGCGAGTGTGGCAGAGACCGACCCAACAGATCGTTTTCGATTGGCTTCAGGTCGCCGACCTCAACCTCGACCTGACCATTCAAATTTCACCCGTCAGTATTGGGGCCCTGGAATTGGTGACGGGCATCAGTTTTTTAGTTCAGCTTTTTGCCTTGGGCTACATGGAGAAGGACTGGTCTCTGGCTCGTTTCTACGGCCTACTGGGTTTCTTTGAAGCGGCCCTGGGGGGGATTGCCCTGAGTGACTCGCTGTTTCTCAGCTATGCCTTACTCGAAATGCTGACCCTTTCCACCTACCTATTAGTGGGATTTTGGTACGCTCAACCCTTGGTGGTGACGGCCGCTCGGGATGCCTTTTTAACTAAACGAGTGGGGGACATTATCCTTCTGATGGGTCTGGTGGCGCTCTCTTGCTATGGCGAGGGGTTAACCTTTTCCCAACTGGAAAGCTGGGCCAATACGTCCCCGATTCTGCCCTTGACCGCGACGTTACTCGGCCTTTCTCTGATCGCAGGACCAACGGGAAAATGCGCGCAGTTTCCCCTCAATTTATGGCTAGACGAAGCCATGGAGGGCCCTAACCCTGCCGGCATTATGCGAAACTCCGTGGTGGTTTCTGCTGGAGCCTACGTTTTGATCAAGCTTCAGCCGGTGTTTACCCTATCCCCCATTGCTTCTAATACGTTGATTGTGCTGGGAACAACAACGGCAATTCTGACCTCCCTGATTTCCCTGGCCCAGATTGATATTAAGCGCACCCTATCCCACTCCACTAGTGCCTATCTGGGTCTGGTTTTTATTGCCGTAGGCCTGGGTCACGTGGATATTGCTTTTTTGATCCTGTTTAGCCATGCCATTGCCAAGGCCCTGCTCTTTATGAGTGCAGGGGCAATTATTTTGACCACCAGCAACCAAAACATTACGGAAATGGGCGGTCTTTGGTCCCGGATGCCTGCCACAACCCTGAGCTTTATCTTGGGTTCCCTGGGGATGGTCGCGGTCTTTCCCCTCGGTATGTTCTGGACGTGGCAGCGCTGGTTTAATGGGACATTGCAAGTGGATTGGCCCTTGGTTATTCTGCTGGCTTTTGTCAATTTTTTGGCCTGTCTCAACTTCATGCGGGTCTTTCGCCTGATCTTTTTAGGGCAACCCCAAAGCAAAACCCGGCGCACCCCGGAGGTTCCCTGGTCGATGGCGGTGCCAATGGTGAGCTTAATGGTGGTGACGCTATTGGCTCCCTTGGCAGCTTTGCGTTGGCCCTTTTGGCTTTCCCCCAACCGTCCTCTAGAGGTGGCTCCAACCGGTCTGCTTTCCTGGACGATGGCCCTATTGGTTTTGTCAGGCATTTTGGGCCTGGTGCTAGGCTATAGCGTTCCCCTCCGCCGAGCCTGGGCTCGTTCGACCCAACTGCCCCTCCGCTTTTGCCAAGATTTGCTGGCCTACGACTTTTACCTCGACAAAATTTATGCCGCCACCGTTGTAGCCGCCGTGGCGATGATTGCCCGCTGGAGTAACTGGTTTGACCGTTACGTGATTGACGGGGCGGTGAATTTAGTCAGTTTAGTCACTATTTTTAGTGGTAATGCCTTGAAATACAATGTCTCCGGTCAGTCCCAGTTTTACCTACTTACTATTCTGATCGGGGTTAGCCTATTGCTCTGGTTTTCCTTTAGTGGCCAATGGGCCATGATTAGTGAATTTTGGTCGGCCTGGTTGCAAAGTCTGGCCCTGGGCTAG
- the pstB gene encoding phosphate ABC transporter ATP-binding protein PstB, which yields MNPQDVPVENEQSVFRTHNIDIYYGAYRAVRDVTLAIPKHKITAFIGPSGCGKSTILRCFNRLNDLVHGFRVDGRIEYHGQDLYAPDIDPVAVRRSIGMVFQKPNPFPKTIFDNVVYGARVNKYQGDLEELAESSLRRAALWDEVKDKLKASGFSLSGGQQQRLCIARAIAMQPEVLLMDEPCSALDPISTLKVEELMHELKEKYTIIIVTHNMQQATRVADKTAFFNAEATGKGNKVGYLVEFDQTEAIFGNPQQQETKDYVSGRFG from the coding sequence ATGAACCCCCAAGACGTGCCCGTCGAGAATGAACAGTCAGTCTTCCGTACTCACAATATTGATATCTACTACGGTGCCTATCGAGCTGTGCGGGACGTCACCCTGGCCATCCCCAAGCATAAAATTACGGCCTTTATTGGCCCCTCTGGCTGTGGCAAAAGTACGATTCTTCGGTGTTTTAACCGTCTCAACGATTTAGTCCATGGTTTCCGGGTGGACGGGCGCATCGAATACCATGGCCAAGACCTCTACGCCCCCGATATTGATCCCGTGGCGGTGCGGCGCAGTATCGGCATGGTCTTCCAAAAACCCAACCCCTTCCCTAAAACCATTTTTGACAACGTGGTTTACGGCGCGCGGGTGAATAAATATCAAGGGGATCTAGAGGAATTGGCGGAGTCTTCCCTGCGACGGGCGGCCCTCTGGGATGAGGTCAAGGATAAGCTCAAGGCCAGTGGTTTTTCCCTCTCTGGTGGTCAGCAACAGCGTCTCTGCATTGCCAGGGCCATTGCCATGCAACCGGAAGTGTTATTAATGGATGAACCCTGCTCGGCCCTAGACCCCATTTCTACCCTCAAGGTGGAAGAGTTGATGCATGAACTGAAGGAAAAGTACACCATTATTATCGTCACCCACAATATGCAGCAGGCAACGCGGGTCGCGGACAAAACGGCCTTTTTCAATGCCGAGGCTACGGGGAAGGGTAATAAGGTGGGCTATCTGGTGGAATTTGACCAAACGGAAGCGATTTTTGGCAATCCTCAGCAACAGGAAACCAAGGACTACGTCAGTGGCCGTTTTGGCTAG
- the pstA gene encoding phosphate ABC transporter permease PstA, which translates to MTVANLKKQPSSPRTLLGLLMTGVAGACLLLTLIPLFAVLIYVTVQGISRINLDLFTKLPPPPGLSGGGVANAIIGTLIVVVIAVAIAVPIGVLAAIYLSEFSDDNQIARGVRFATNILSGVPSIIAGIFAYGLFVASGILGFSAIAGGAALAVLMLPTIIRTTDEALQIVPQDIRWAALGVGAYKFQTVLFIVLPAALPSILTGVTLAIARAAGETAPLIFTALFSNFWPKGVKEPIATLAVLVYNFATVPFAPQQQLAWAASLILVFLVLATSVGARLATRRKSF; encoded by the coding sequence ATGACCGTCGCCAATCTTAAAAAACAACCTTCGAGTCCCCGTACCCTGCTGGGACTGCTCATGACTGGGGTCGCGGGGGCCTGCCTACTGCTGACCTTGATCCCATTGTTTGCGGTGCTAATCTACGTCACCGTGCAGGGGATTAGCCGCATTAACTTAGATTTGTTTACTAAACTGCCTCCTCCACCGGGCTTGAGCGGCGGCGGTGTAGCCAATGCCATTATTGGCACCCTGATCGTGGTAGTCATTGCGGTGGCCATTGCGGTTCCCATCGGCGTTTTAGCCGCCATCTACCTTTCGGAATTTAGCGACGATAATCAAATTGCCCGAGGAGTACGCTTCGCCACCAATATTCTTAGCGGTGTTCCTTCAATTATTGCTGGGATTTTTGCCTACGGTCTCTTTGTGGCCTCTGGGATTTTAGGTTTTTCCGCCATTGCCGGGGGGGCCGCTTTGGCGGTGTTGATGTTACCGACCATCATCCGGACTACCGACGAGGCTCTGCAAATTGTCCCCCAGGATATCCGCTGGGCCGCTCTGGGGGTCGGGGCCTACAAATTCCAAACGGTTTTGTTTATTGTTCTGCCTGCTGCCCTGCCTTCCATTTTAACCGGTGTCACCCTGGCCATTGCCCGAGCCGCGGGGGAAACGGCCCCCTTGATTTTTACGGCCCTCTTTTCCAACTTCTGGCCCAAGGGGGTTAAGGAACCTATTGCTACCCTGGCGGTGCTCGTCTATAACTTTGCTACTGTGCCCTTTGCGCCCCAACAACAATTGGCCTGGGCTGCTTCCCTCATTTTGGTGTTTTTAGTGTTGGCCACCAGTGTCGGTGCCCGCCTGGCCACCCGCCGTAAATCCTTCTAA
- the aroA gene encoding 3-phosphoshikimate 1-carboxyvinyltransferase has protein sequence MAVLHLSAPDPHQTLQVTPPAAGLALQGRLRIPGDKSISHRALMLGAIAEGETVIEGLLLGEDPRSTAQCFQQLGAKISDLNSERVVVQGIGLGNLQEPLDVLNAGNSGTTIRLMLGLLAAQPGKFFTVTGDDSLRSRPMSRVIKPLQSMGAQIWGRHQNSLAPLAVQGQALQPSHYTSPIASAQVKSCLLLAGLSIDGDTTVTEPALSRDHSERMLQAFGAKLTIDPEHHRVTIHGPAPLTGQTVVVPGDISSAAFWLVAASIVPGSELVIENVGINPTRTGVLEVLQQMGANISLENERLVTGEPVADLRVKASTLQGCTIGGAVIPRLIDEIPILAVAAAFAQGTTRIQDAAELRVKESDRLAVMASELGKLGAKITEFPDGLEIVGGQALVGADVDSFTDHRIAMSLAIAALGAKGTTRIHRAEAAAISYPEFVETLSHLCQA, from the coding sequence ATGGCTGTCCTTCATCTCTCTGCCCCTGATCCTCACCAGACCCTCCAAGTTACACCTCCAGCGGCGGGCCTGGCCCTTCAAGGTCGTCTTCGGATTCCGGGGGACAAGTCCATTTCTCACCGGGCTCTAATGTTGGGGGCCATTGCGGAAGGGGAAACGGTGATCGAAGGCCTGCTGTTAGGGGAAGACCCCCGTAGTACGGCTCAGTGTTTTCAGCAACTAGGAGCCAAAATTTCAGATCTTAATTCCGAGCGGGTGGTGGTTCAAGGTATTGGCCTGGGGAATTTGCAAGAACCCCTAGATGTCTTGAATGCCGGTAATTCAGGTACCACTATTCGGCTGATGCTGGGCCTGTTGGCCGCCCAGCCGGGCAAATTTTTTACCGTCACCGGTGACGACTCTCTACGTTCTCGGCCCATGTCCCGCGTGATTAAACCATTACAAAGCATGGGGGCCCAGATCTGGGGCCGTCATCAAAATTCCCTGGCCCCCCTGGCGGTTCAAGGCCAGGCCCTGCAACCCAGCCATTACACTTCCCCCATTGCCTCGGCCCAGGTAAAATCCTGTCTGCTCCTGGCCGGCCTCAGTATTGACGGCGATACGACAGTGACAGAACCGGCCCTGTCGCGGGATCACAGTGAACGTATGCTCCAGGCCTTTGGGGCCAAATTGACGATTGATCCGGAACACCACCGTGTCACTATCCATGGCCCGGCCCCGTTGACCGGCCAAACCGTTGTTGTTCCCGGAGATATTAGCTCCGCAGCCTTTTGGTTAGTAGCCGCCAGTATTGTACCGGGCTCCGAACTGGTGATTGAGAATGTGGGCATTAATCCGACTCGCACCGGAGTCTTAGAAGTTCTCCAGCAGATGGGAGCCAACATTAGCCTAGAAAATGAACGTCTAGTCACTGGGGAACCCGTGGCTGACCTGCGGGTCAAAGCTAGTACTCTCCAGGGTTGTACCATTGGGGGAGCGGTCATCCCCCGCCTCATTGATGAAATTCCTATTTTGGCCGTTGCTGCCGCCTTTGCCCAGGGCACGACCCGGATTCAGGATGCGGCGGAATTACGGGTTAAGGAAAGTGACCGTCTGGCGGTGATGGCCAGTGAGTTGGGTAAGCTGGGGGCCAAGATTACGGAGTTTCCTGATGGCCTGGAAATTGTGGGCGGCCAGGCCTTAGTCGGGGCCGATGTCGATAGCTTTACGGATCATCGCATTGCCATGAGTTTAGCCATCGCGGCCCTGGGGGCTAAAGGAACCACCCG
- a CDS encoding NADH-quinone oxidoreductase subunit M, with protein sequence MLSALIWIPILGAILLVLFPVGEEGQRPRQIALAIMALVFIFTTVLGTQFEIQNPQMQFVESWSWLPGIGLQYHLGVDGLSYPLLWLNSLLTLIAIYSSSEALPRPRFYYALVLFLSGGVMGAFLAQDLLLFFLFYELEIIPLYFLIAIWGGERRGYAAMKFLLYTALSGFLVLISFLGWVWLTDAPNFDYNPVLSQALSFNTQLLLLIPLLIGLAIKIPIFPFHTWLPDAHVEASTPVSVLLAGVLLKLGTYGLLRFGVGLYLDAWVSIAPWLATLAAISALYGASCAIAQKDMKKVVAYSSIAHMGYVLLAAAATTRLSITAASAQMISHGIISAMLFLLVGVVYKKTGSRDVDYLKGLLAPERGLPVTGSLMILGVMASAGIPGMVGFIAEFLVFRGSFPLFPVQTLLCLIGSGLTAVYFLLMVNRVFFGRLTPELARLPQVLWQERLPAMALALLIIILGLQPTWLTQWSEPQATVLLTGQPEVIALRRP encoded by the coding sequence ATGCTCAGCGCTTTAATCTGGATTCCTATCTTAGGTGCCATTCTGTTAGTACTTTTCCCGGTTGGGGAGGAGGGCCAGCGTCCGCGCCAAATAGCCCTGGCAATTATGGCCTTGGTTTTTATTTTTACCACCGTCCTCGGTACGCAATTTGAAATCCAGAACCCGCAGATGCAGTTTGTGGAATCCTGGTCTTGGTTACCGGGGATTGGGTTACAGTACCATCTGGGAGTCGATGGCCTGTCCTATCCCCTGTTGTGGCTCAATAGTCTCCTGACCCTGATCGCCATTTATAGCAGTAGTGAAGCTCTGCCGCGGCCTCGTTTTTACTATGCTCTTGTACTTTTCCTGAGTGGTGGGGTGATGGGGGCCTTTTTGGCGCAAGATCTACTCCTCTTTTTCCTTTTCTACGAGCTAGAAATTATTCCCCTCTATTTCCTAATCGCCATTTGGGGGGGAGAACGCCGGGGCTATGCCGCTATGAAATTTCTGCTCTACACGGCCCTGTCGGGCTTTCTAGTGCTGATCTCTTTCCTCGGCTGGGTTTGGCTCACCGATGCCCCCAATTTTGACTACAATCCCGTTCTGTCTCAGGCCCTGTCCTTCAACACGCAACTGTTGTTGCTGATTCCCCTACTGATTGGCCTGGCCATTAAGATTCCCATTTTTCCCTTCCACACCTGGTTGCCTGATGCCCACGTGGAGGCTTCAACCCCGGTATCGGTTCTGCTAGCGGGGGTATTGCTGAAGCTGGGAACCTACGGCCTTCTGCGCTTTGGGGTGGGACTGTACCTGGATGCCTGGGTAAGCATTGCCCCCTGGTTAGCGACTCTGGCCGCCATCAGTGCCCTCTATGGAGCCTCCTGTGCCATTGCCCAAAAGGATATGAAGAAAGTGGTGGCCTATTCCTCCATTGCCCACATGGGTTATGTTCTCCTGGCCGCCGCCGCCACGACTCGGTTAAGCATTACCGCCGCTTCGGCCCAGATGATTAGCCACGGCATCATTTCCGCCATGCTCTTTCTGCTGGTGGGGGTGGTCTATAAAAAAACCGGCAGTCGCGATGTGGACTATCTTAAGGGCCTGTTGGCCCCGGAGCGAGGCCTACCGGTGACGGGTAGTTTAATGATCCTAGGGGTGATGGCCAGTGCTGGTATTCCGGGCATGGTGGGCTTTATTGCGGAATTTTTGGTCTTCCGGGGTAGTTTTCCCTTGTTTCCGGTACAAACCTTGTTGTGCCTGATCGGTAGCGGTCTAACGGCGGTTTATTTTCTGCTGATGGTTAATCGCGTCTTTTTTGGCCGCCTGACCCCGGAATTGGCCCGTCTGCCTCAAGTCCTTTGGCAGGAGCGCCTACCGGCCATGGCTCTGGCCCTGTTGATTATTATTCTGGGACTGCAACCGACCTGGTTAACTCAATGGAGTGAACCCCAGGCCACCGTCCTCCTCACGGGCCAACCGGAGGTGATTGCCCTCCGCCGTCCCTAG
- a CDS encoding CO2 hydration protein codes for MPSLTLAPSHHPLAAYIERLESGQALLQDSPQNVVEVVGILKSYGVVLDAYSHNLIYIAEHQFLVLFPFFKYFNGQVSWRQLLKHWWHDRINFEYAEYCMKAMMWHGGGPLDIYLDSPEFKASVAKMLTAKLKHNPLIQGLNRLFPEFLPEQMRMMAYYSALGQFWRVMADIFLSLSDRYDEGEIQSIPDIVQHILDGLVKDAAKPISYYVQVEGQTYPILPSEAGLTFLMDTAVPYVEAVFFRGTPFMGTVSYNAQAYQIPYDQGQFTYGALYADPLPIGGAGIPPTLLMQDMRHYLPDYLHRIYQQSLRQEEDLLVQICESFQKSMFCVTTAAIKGLAPYPLDSQGLAERQANRAYLEKWMDRFLTSRLAMVNRA; via the coding sequence ATGCCTTCCCTCACCCTTGCTCCTTCCCATCATCCCCTAGCCGCCTACATTGAGCGTTTGGAATCGGGCCAGGCCCTGCTCCAGGATTCGCCCCAAAATGTAGTTGAAGTCGTCGGTATCTTAAAAAGCTACGGCGTGGTGTTGGATGCCTATTCCCACAATTTAATCTACATCGCAGAGCATCAATTCCTCGTTCTTTTTCCCTTTTTTAAATACTTCAATGGCCAGGTGAGTTGGCGGCAACTCCTCAAGCATTGGTGGCATGACCGGATTAATTTTGAGTACGCCGAATACTGCATGAAAGCGATGATGTGGCACGGCGGTGGCCCGTTGGATATCTACCTCGATAGTCCAGAATTTAAGGCTTCCGTGGCCAAGATGCTGACGGCCAAGCTCAAGCACAATCCCCTGATCCAAGGACTGAATCGTCTTTTTCCCGAATTTCTGCCGGAACAGATGCGGATGATGGCCTACTACTCGGCCCTGGGCCAATTTTGGCGCGTAATGGCGGATATTTTCCTGAGTCTGTCCGACCGCTATGACGAAGGAGAGATTCAGTCCATTCCTGACATCGTCCAGCATATCCTCGATGGGTTGGTGAAGGATGCGGCTAAACCCATCAGCTATTATGTCCAGGTCGAGGGCCAGACCTACCCAATTCTTCCTTCTGAAGCCGGCCTGACCTTTCTAATGGATACCGCTGTGCCCTACGTCGAAGCCGTGTTTTTCCGAGGAACTCCCTTTATGGGAACCGTCTCCTACAATGCCCAGGCCTATCAAATTCCCTACGACCAGGGCCAATTTACCTACGGGGCCCTCTACGCGGATCCCCTACCCATTGGTGGGGCTGGCATTCCTCCAACCCTTTTGATGCAGGATATGCGCCATTATCTGCCGGATTATCTGCATCGTATCTATCAGCAGAGCCTACGCCAGGAAGAAGATCTGCTGGTACAGATCTGTGAAAGCTTCCAAAAATCGATGTTTTGTGTTACCACCGCTGCTATCAAAGGCCTGGCCCCCTATCCCCTGGATAGTCAGGGATTGGCCGAACGTCAAGCCAATCGAGCCTATCTCGAAAAATGGATGGATCGTTTCTTGACCTCTCGCCTGGCCATGGTGAATCGAGCCTAG
- the pstB gene encoding phosphate ABC transporter ATP-binding protein PstB has product MVTPTETITEAVLRAKNVNVYYGSHLAVKNCSIDIPERKVIAFIGPSGCGKSTMLRCFNRMNDLVASARIEGNITYRGRDIYAASVDPVGLRSSIGMVFQKANPFPKSIYENIAFGARLNNFQGDMDELVETSLKKAALWDEVKDKLKQSGLALSGGQQQRLCIARAIAVQPEVILMDEPCSALDPISTLKVEELIHELKEQYTIVIVTHNMQQASRVSDLTAFFNAEATEKGAKVGYLVEYNETEVIFQNPSQTATRDYVSGRFG; this is encoded by the coding sequence ATGGTTACCCCTACCGAAACAATTACTGAAGCCGTGCTCCGGGCCAAAAATGTCAACGTCTACTATGGCTCCCATCTGGCGGTCAAGAACTGCTCCATTGATATTCCTGAACGGAAAGTGATTGCCTTCATTGGCCCTTCAGGCTGTGGCAAAAGTACCATGCTCCGCTGTTTTAACCGCATGAACGACCTGGTGGCCAGCGCTCGCATTGAGGGTAATATCACCTACCGTGGCCGGGATATCTACGCCGCCAGCGTTGATCCGGTGGGCCTACGCAGTTCCATTGGTATGGTCTTCCAAAAAGCTAACCCCTTCCCCAAGTCCATCTACGAAAACATTGCCTTTGGAGCCCGTCTCAATAATTTTCAAGGGGATATGGATGAATTAGTGGAAACCTCCTTGAAAAAGGCGGCCCTCTGGGATGAAGTTAAAGACAAATTAAAACAGAGCGGCCTGGCCCTGTCTGGGGGGCAACAACAACGCCTTTGTATCGCTCGGGCCATTGCCGTCCAACCGGAAGTAATCCTGATGGATGAACCCTGCTCGGCCCTGGATCCCATTTCGACTCTGAAGGTGGAAGAATTGATCCACGAACTTAAAGAGCAATACACGATTGTGATCGTGACCCACAACATGCAACAGGCCTCACGGGTATCGGATTTAACGGCCTTTTTTAATGCTGAAGCAACGGAAAAGGGGGCTAAGGTCGGCTACTTGGTGGAGTACAACGAAACGGAAGTGATTTTCCAGAATCCCAGTCAGACAGCAACGCGCGACTACGTCAGTGGCCGTTTTGGCTAA